A window of the Pseudomonas fluorescens genome harbors these coding sequences:
- the smc gene encoding chromosome segregation protein SMC, with protein MRLKCIKLAGFKSFVDPTTVNFPSNMAAVVGPNGCGKSNIIDAVRWVMGESSAKNLRGESMTDVIFNGSTSRKPVSQASIELVFDNSDGTLLGEWAAYAEISIRRKVTRDSQTTYYLNGAKCRRRDITDIFLGTGLGPRSYSIIEQGMISKLIESKPEDLRNFIEEAAGISKYKERRRETENRIRRTHENLARLTDLREELERQLERLHRQAEAAKKYQEYKAEERQLKAQLSALRWQDLNDQVGQRESIIGNQEISFEALVAEQRNADAAIERLRDGHHDLSERFNLVQGRFYSVGGDIARVEQSIQHGQQRLRQLQDDLKEAERARLETESHLGHDRTLLLTLGEELDQLTPEQEITNAAAEEAAAALEDSETVMHGWQEQWDAFNLTAAEPRRQAEVQQSRIQQLETSMERLADRQKRLGEERALLSADPEDAAIMELSEQLAESEATLEDLQTSEEAQVEKLEQLRQELQQALTAQQQAQGDLQRLNGRLASLEALQQAALDPGTGTAEWLKEHNLAERPRLAEGLKVEAGWELAVETVLGADLQAVLVDDFDGFDLSGFAQGDLRLLSPGNDGVRVAGSLLDKVEAQVDLSPWLAQVKPVDSLEQALTLRGQLAAGQSLISRDGYWVGRHFLRVRRASEAESGMLARGQEIESLHAEREEREATVEAMETRLQTLRAQQRQQENGREHLRRLLQDEARQQGELKAQLSAGKAKAEQLNLRRTRLDEELVELAEQRELEHENIGEARIQLQDALDAMALDTEQRELLLAQRDSLRERLDRVRQEARQHKDHAHQLAVRLGSLRAQHDSTRQALERLEMQAERLTEKREQLSLNLEEGEAPLEELRLKLEELLDKRMSVDDELKTAQIALEDADRELRDAEKRRTQAEQQSQLIRGQLEQQRMEWQALTVRRKALQDQLLEDGYDLHGVLNTLTAEASEKAAEEELERIAARIQRLGAINLAAIDEYTQQSERKRYLDAQDADLVEALETLENVIRKIDKETRNRFKDTFDQINGGLQALFPKVFGGGRAYLELTGEDLLDTGVTIMAQPPGKKNSTIHLLSGGEKALTALALVFAIFKLNPAPFCMLDEVDAPLDDANVGRYARLVKEMSQTVQFIYITHNKIAMEMADQLMGVTMHEPGCSRLVAVDVEEAMAMVDA; from the coding sequence TTGCGGCTCAAGTGCATCAAGCTGGCGGGGTTCAAATCCTTCGTCGACCCGACCACAGTGAACTTCCCAAGCAACATGGCGGCCGTCGTCGGGCCGAACGGTTGCGGCAAGTCGAACATCATCGACGCCGTGCGCTGGGTGATGGGCGAAAGCTCGGCCAAGAACCTGCGCGGCGAGTCGATGACCGACGTCATCTTCAACGGCTCGACCAGCCGCAAACCGGTGAGCCAGGCAAGCATCGAGCTGGTGTTCGACAACTCCGACGGCACGCTGCTGGGCGAGTGGGCGGCGTACGCGGAAATTTCGATCCGCCGCAAAGTGACCCGCGACAGCCAGACGACTTATTACCTCAACGGCGCCAAATGCCGTCGCCGCGACATCACCGACATCTTCCTCGGCACCGGCCTCGGCCCGCGCAGCTACTCGATCATCGAGCAGGGGATGATCTCCAAGCTGATCGAGTCCAAGCCCGAAGACCTGCGTAACTTCATCGAAGAAGCCGCCGGCATCTCCAAGTACAAGGAGCGCCGGCGCGAGACCGAAAACCGCATCCGCCGCACCCACGAAAACCTTGCCCGTCTGACTGACCTGCGCGAAGAGCTCGAACGCCAGCTGGAACGCCTGCACCGTCAGGCCGAGGCCGCCAAGAAGTATCAGGAATACAAGGCCGAAGAACGCCAGCTCAAGGCGCAACTGTCGGCCCTGCGCTGGCAGGATCTGAACGATCAGGTCGGTCAGCGCGAATCGATCATCGGCAACCAGGAAATCAGCTTCGAAGCGCTGGTCGCCGAGCAACGCAACGCCGACGCAGCGATTGAACGCCTGCGCGATGGTCACCATGACCTGTCCGAGCGCTTCAATCTGGTGCAGGGGCGCTTCTATTCGGTCGGCGGCGACATCGCCCGGGTCGAGCAGAGCATCCAGCACGGTCAACAGCGTTTGCGTCAGTTGCAGGACGACTTGAAGGAGGCCGAGCGCGCACGACTCGAAACCGAATCGCACCTGGGCCACGACCGCACGTTGCTGCTGACCCTCGGTGAAGAACTCGATCAACTGACTCCCGAGCAGGAAATCACCAACGCCGCCGCCGAAGAAGCCGCTGCTGCGCTGGAAGATTCCGAAACCGTCATGCACGGTTGGCAGGAGCAGTGGGACGCCTTCAACCTGACCGCCGCCGAACCCCGTCGTCAGGCTGAAGTGCAGCAGTCGCGCATCCAGCAGCTGGAAACCAGCATGGAGCGTCTGGCCGATCGGCAAAAACGTCTGGGCGAAGAGCGCGCGCTGCTGTCGGCCGATCCGGAAGACGCGGCGATCATGGAACTCAGCGAGCAGCTCGCCGAGTCCGAAGCGACCCTTGAAGATTTGCAGACCAGCGAAGAAGCCCAGGTCGAAAAGCTTGAGCAACTGCGCCAGGAATTGCAGCAGGCGTTGACTGCGCAGCAACAGGCGCAGGGCGATTTGCAGCGCCTCAATGGTCGCCTCGCATCGCTGGAAGCCTTGCAGCAGGCCGCGCTCGATCCGGGCACCGGCACCGCCGAATGGTTGAAGGAACACAACCTCGCCGAGCGTCCGCGTCTGGCCGAAGGCCTGAAGGTCGAGGCCGGTTGGGAGCTGGCGGTGGAAACCGTGCTCGGTGCCGACCTGCAAGCGGTGCTGGTGGATGATTTCGACGGCTTCGATCTGTCCGGTTTTGCCCAGGGCGATCTGCGTTTGCTCAGCCCCGGCAACGATGGCGTGCGCGTGGCCGGCAGCCTGCTGGACAAGGTCGAGGCACAGGTTGATTTGTCGCCTTGGCTCGCTCAGGTCAAACCGGTCGACAGCCTTGAACAGGCGCTGACCCTGCGCGGCCAACTGGCTGCCGGGCAGAGCCTGATCAGCCGCGACGGTTACTGGGTCGGCCGGCATTTCCTGCGGGTACGCCGCGCCAGCGAAGCCGAAAGCGGCATGCTTGCGCGCGGGCAGGAAATCGAATCGCTGCATGCTGAACGCGAAGAGCGCGAAGCCACGGTCGAGGCCATGGAAACCCGTTTGCAGACCCTGCGCGCGCAACAGCGTCAGCAGGAAAACGGCCGCGAACATTTACGGCGCTTGCTGCAAGACGAAGCCCGTCAGCAGGGCGAATTGAAAGCTCAGCTGTCCGCCGGCAAAGCCAAGGCCGAGCAGTTGAACCTGCGTCGCACCCGCCTCGACGAAGAGCTGGTCGAACTCGCTGAACAGCGCGAACTGGAACACGAAAACATCGGCGAAGCGCGGATCCAGTTGCAGGACGCCCTCGACGCCATGGCCCTCGATACCGAACAGCGCGAATTGCTGTTGGCCCAGCGCGACAGCCTGCGCGAACGGCTGGATCGCGTGCGTCAGGAAGCCCGCCAGCACAAGGATCACGCGCATCAATTGGCCGTGCGCCTGGGGTCGCTGCGGGCACAGCATGATTCGACGCGTCAGGCCCTTGAACGTCTGGAAATGCAGGCCGAGCGCCTGACTGAAAAACGTGAACAGCTCAGCTTGAATCTGGAAGAGGGCGAGGCACCGCTGGAAGAGCTGCGTCTGAAACTCGAAGAGTTGCTCGACAAGCGCATGAGCGTCGACGACGAACTCAAGACCGCGCAGATAGCGTTGGAAGACGCCGACCGCGAACTGCGCGACGCGGAAAAACGCCGGACCCAGGCCGAGCAGCAATCGCAATTGATCCGTGGCCAGCTCGAACAGCAACGCATGGAATGGCAGGCCCTGACCGTGCGCCGCAAGGCTCTGCAGGATCAACTGCTGGAAGACGGCTACGATCTGCACGGCGTGCTCAACACCCTGACCGCCGAGGCCAGCGAGAAGGCTGCCGAAGAAGAACTTGAACGCATCGCCGCGCGCATTCAGCGCCTGGGCGCGATCAACCTCGCGGCGATCGACGAATACACGCAACAATCCGAGCGTAAACGGTATCTGGATGCTCAGGACGCCGATCTGGTCGAAGCGCTGGAGACCTTGGAAAACGTCATCCGCAAGATCGACAAGGAAACCCGTAACCGTTTCAAAGATACCTTTGATCAGATCAATGGCGGTTTACAGGCACTTTTCCCAAAAGTTTTCGGTGGTGGACGGGCGTATTTGGAACTGACGGGCGAAGATCTACTCGATACAGGGGTGACGATCATGGCGCAGCCGCCCGGGAAGAAGAACAGCACCATCCATTTGCTTTCCGGCGGCGAAAAAGCCCTGACGGCACTGGCACTGGTTTTTGCGATCTTCAAGTTGAATCCGGCGCCGTTCTGCATGCTCGATGAAGTTGACGCACCACTGGATGACGCTAACGTTGGACGCTACGCACGATTGGTCAAAGAGATGTCGCAGACCGTGCAGTTCATCTATATCACCCACAACAAGATCGCCATGGAAATGGCTGACCAGTTGATGGGTGTGACGATGCACGAGCCGGGTTGTTCGCGACTGGTAGCCGTGGATGTCGAGGAGGCGATGGCGATGGTGGATGCCTGA
- the xdhB gene encoding xanthine dehydrogenase molybdopterin binding subunit: MSNHHGVEKTQAELAELFARDLTTGVGRSVKHDSAAKHVSGEAQYIDDRLEFPNQLHVYARLSDRAHAKIISIDTKPCYAFEGVRIAITHEDVPGLKDIGPLMPGDPLLAIDDVQFVGQPVLAVAAKDLETARKAAMAAIIEYEDLEPVLDVVEALRKRHFVLDSHTHQRGDSANALATAEHRIQGTLHIGGQEHFYLETQISSVMPTEDGGMIVYCSTQNPTEVQKLVAEVLDVSMNKIVVDMRRMGGGFGGKETQAASPACLCAVIAHLTGQPTKMRLPRVEDMLMTGKRHPFYVEYDVGFDSTGRLHGIAMDLAGNCGCSPDLSASIVDRAMFHSDNSYYLGDATINGHRCKTNTASNTAYRGFGGPQGMVAIEEVMDAIARHLNLDPLAVRKANYYGKTERNVTHYYQTVEHNMLEEMTAELEESSQYAERREAIRRYNANSPILKKGLALTPVKFGISFTASFLNQAGALVHVYTDGSIHLNHGGTEMGQGLNTKVAQVVAEVFQVEMDRVQITATNTDKVPNTSPTAASSGADLNGKAAQNAAEIIKQRLVEFAARHYKVSEEDVEFHNGHVRVRDHILTFEALIQLAYFNQVSLSSTGFYKTPKIYYDRSQARGRPFYYFAFGAACCEVIVDTLTGEYKMLRTDILHDVGASLNPAIDIGQVEGGFVQGMGWLTMEELVWNNKGKLMTNGPASYKIPAVADMPLDLRVKLVENRKNPEDTVFHSKAVGEPPFMLGIAAWCAIKDAVASLGDYRHQPKIDAPATPERVLWGCEQMRQLKAVKAVEAETELAPL, translated from the coding sequence ATGTCTAACCATCACGGCGTAGAGAAAACTCAAGCTGAACTGGCTGAATTGTTCGCCAGGGACCTGACCACCGGCGTCGGCCGCAGCGTCAAGCACGACAGCGCCGCCAAGCATGTGTCCGGTGAAGCGCAGTACATCGATGACCGCCTGGAATTCCCCAATCAGTTGCACGTTTACGCGCGGCTGTCGGATCGCGCCCACGCAAAAATCATCAGCATCGACACCAAGCCCTGCTACGCCTTCGAAGGCGTACGCATTGCCATCACCCACGAAGACGTACCGGGTCTGAAAGACATCGGCCCGTTGATGCCGGGCGATCCGCTGCTGGCTATCGATGACGTGCAATTCGTCGGTCAACCGGTGCTGGCCGTGGCCGCAAAAGATCTGGAAACCGCACGCAAGGCCGCCATGGCCGCAATTATCGAATACGAAGATCTTGAACCGGTGCTGGACGTGGTCGAAGCCCTGCGCAAACGCCACTTCGTGCTCGACAGCCACACCCATCAGCGCGGCGATTCGGCCAATGCCTTGGCCACGGCTGAGCATCGCATTCAAGGCACGCTGCACATCGGCGGTCAGGAACACTTCTATCTGGAGACACAGATCTCCTCGGTAATGCCGACCGAAGACGGCGGCATGATCGTCTACTGCTCCACTCAGAACCCCACCGAAGTGCAGAAACTGGTGGCCGAAGTCCTCGACGTGTCGATGAACAAGATCGTGGTCGACATGCGCCGCATGGGCGGTGGTTTTGGCGGCAAGGAAACTCAGGCTGCCAGCCCGGCCTGCTTGTGCGCAGTGATCGCGCACCTCACCGGCCAGCCGACCAAGATGCGCCTGCCACGGGTCGAAGACATGCTGATGACCGGCAAGCGTCACCCGTTCTACGTCGAGTACGACGTCGGCTTCGACAGCACCGGGCGCTTGCACGGCATCGCGATGGATCTGGCCGGTAACTGCGGCTGCTCGCCTGACCTGTCGGCCTCGATTGTCGACCGGGCGATGTTCCACTCGGACAACTCGTACTACCTCGGCGATGCGACCATCAACGGCCACCGCTGCAAGACCAACACCGCGTCGAACACCGCGTATCGTGGTTTCGGCGGCCCGCAAGGGATGGTCGCGATCGAAGAAGTGATGGACGCCATCGCTCGTCACCTGAACCTCGATCCGCTGGCCGTGCGCAAGGCCAACTACTACGGCAAGACCGAGCGCAACGTCACCCATTACTACCAGACCGTCGAGCACAACATGCTCGAAGAGATGACCGCCGAGCTGGAAGAAAGCAGCCAGTACGCCGAGCGTCGCGAAGCGATCCGTCGCTACAACGCCAACAGCCCGATCCTGAAGAAAGGCCTGGCGCTGACCCCGGTGAAGTTCGGCATTTCCTTCACCGCCAGCTTCCTCAACCAGGCCGGTGCCTTGGTGCACGTCTACACCGACGGCAGCATCCATCTGAACCACGGCGGCACGGAAATGGGACAGGGCCTGAACACCAAGGTTGCGCAGGTCGTGGCCGAAGTGTTCCAGGTGGAAATGGACCGCGTGCAGATCACCGCGACCAACACCGACAAAGTGCCGAACACCTCGCCGACGGCGGCATCCAGCGGCGCTGACCTCAACGGCAAAGCCGCGCAGAACGCAGCAGAAATCATCAAGCAACGCCTGGTCGAATTCGCCGCGCGGCACTACAAGGTCAGCGAAGAAGACGTGGAATTCCACAACGGCCACGTGCGGGTTCGTGACCATATCCTGACCTTCGAAGCGCTGATCCAGCTGGCGTATTTCAATCAGGTTTCGCTGTCGAGCACCGGGTTCTACAAGACCCCGAAAATCTACTACGACCGCAGCCAGGCCCGTGGCCGGCCGTTCTACTACTTCGCCTTCGGCGCGGCGTGCTGCGAGGTGATCGTCGACACCCTGACCGGCGAGTACAAGATGCTGCGTACCGACATCCTCCACGACGTCGGCGCCTCGCTGAACCCGGCCATAGACATCGGCCAGGTCGAGGGTGGTTTCGTCCAGGGCATGGGCTGGCTGACCATGGAAGAATTGGTCTGGAACAACAAGGGCAAGCTGATGACCAACGGCCCGGCCAGCTACAAGATCCCGGCGGTGGCGGACATGCCGCTGGACCTGCGGGTGAAGCTGGTGGAGAACCGCAAGAACCCGGAAGACACGGTGTTCCACTCCAAGGCTGTCGGTGAGCCGCCGTTCATGCTCGGCATCGCCGCGTGGTGTGCGATCAAGGATGCGGTGGCCAGCCTTGGCGACTACAGGCATCAACCGAAGATCGACGCCCCGGCGACTCCGGAGCGGGTGTTGTGGGGTTGCGAGCAGATGCGTCAGCTCAAGGCGGTGAAAGCCGTAGAAGCTGAAACCGAGTTGGCTCCGCTCTAA
- the xdhA gene encoding xanthine dehydrogenase small subunit, producing MIQFLLNQELRSEHALDPNLTVLNYLREHVGKSGTKEGCASGDCGACTVVVGELQTDDDGREHIRYRSLNSCLTFVSSLHGKQLISVEDLKHKGELHSVQKAMVECHGSQCGFCTPGFVMSLFALQKNSDAPDHAKAHEALAGNLCRCTGYRPILAAAEQSCCSKQPDQFDAREAETISRLKAIAPTSIGELNSGDKRCLVPLTVADLADLYDAYPQARLLAGGTDLALEVTQFHRTLPVMIYVGNVAEMKRIEHFEDRIEIGAATALSDCYEALNAEYPDFGELLHRFASLQIRNQGTLGGNIGNASPIGDSPPLLIALGAQIVLCKGETRRTLALEDYFIDYRVTARQESEFIEKIIVPRATAEQRFRAYKVSKRLDDDISAVCAAFNLRVENGVITDARVAFGGMAAIPKRAAHCEAVLLGQPFNNAVVERACTALGEDFTPLSDFRASKEYRLLSAQNLLRKYFIELQTPHIETRVTAYV from the coding sequence GTGATCCAGTTTTTACTTAACCAGGAACTCCGTAGCGAGCACGCCCTGGACCCGAACCTGACTGTGCTCAACTACCTGCGCGAACACGTGGGTAAATCCGGCACCAAAGAAGGCTGCGCCAGCGGTGACTGCGGCGCCTGTACGGTGGTGGTCGGCGAGTTACAGACGGATGACGATGGCCGCGAGCACATTCGCTATCGCAGCCTCAACTCGTGCCTGACGTTCGTTTCGTCGCTGCACGGCAAACAACTCATCAGCGTCGAAGACCTCAAGCACAAAGGCGAACTGCACAGCGTGCAGAAAGCCATGGTCGAGTGCCACGGTTCGCAGTGCGGTTTTTGCACACCCGGTTTCGTGATGTCGCTGTTCGCCCTGCAAAAGAACAGCGATGCACCGGATCATGCCAAGGCCCACGAAGCGCTGGCCGGCAACCTTTGCCGCTGCACCGGCTACCGGCCGATTTTGGCCGCTGCCGAGCAATCCTGCTGCAGCAAGCAGCCTGACCAGTTCGACGCCCGCGAAGCGGAAACCATCTCCCGCCTCAAAGCCATTGCCCCGACATCGATCGGCGAACTCAACAGCGGCGACAAACGCTGCCTGGTGCCGCTGACCGTGGCCGATCTGGCCGATCTTTACGACGCTTATCCACAAGCCCGACTGCTGGCTGGCGGCACCGATCTGGCGCTGGAAGTCACGCAGTTCCACCGCACCCTGCCGGTGATGATCTACGTCGGCAACGTCGCCGAAATGAAGCGCATCGAGCACTTCGAGGATCGCATCGAAATCGGCGCCGCCACCGCCCTCTCCGACTGCTACGAAGCGCTGAACGCCGAGTACCCGGACTTCGGCGAACTGCTGCACCGCTTCGCCTCCCTGCAGATCCGCAACCAAGGCACTTTGGGCGGCAACATCGGCAACGCCTCGCCGATCGGTGACTCGCCACCGCTGCTGATTGCCCTCGGCGCGCAGATCGTGCTGTGCAAGGGCGAGACCCGCCGCACGCTGGCCCTCGAGGATTACTTCATCGATTACCGAGTTACCGCACGTCAGGAAAGCGAGTTCATCGAGAAGATCATCGTCCCACGCGCCACGGCTGAGCAGCGCTTCCGCGCCTATAAAGTCTCCAAGCGTCTGGACGACGACATCTCCGCCGTCTGCGCCGCGTTCAATCTGCGCGTCGAGAACGGCGTGATCACCGACGCCCGCGTCGCCTTCGGCGGCATGGCCGCGATCCCGAAACGCGCCGCTCATTGTGAAGCCGTGCTGCTCGGTCAGCCGTTCAACAATGCTGTGGTCGAACGCGCCTGCACCGCGCTGGGCGAGGATTTCACCCCGCTCTCGGACTTCCGCGCCAGCAAGGAATACCGCCTGCTCAGCGCGCAGAACCTGCTGCGCAAATACTTCATCGAACTGCAAACACCGCACATCGAGACTCGGGTGACCGCTTATGTCTAA
- the zipA gene encoding cell division protein ZipA, with product MEIGLREWLIVIGIIVIAGILFDGWRRMRGGKGKLKFRLDRSLSNLPDEDTSAELLGPARVLDTHKEPQLDEHDLPSVSMPAREPREPRESGSKRGKRGNNGPAQGDLNLDLDLDGGPSFSSRDDDFVEPAVKSSPAVADKDQPQAEEVLVISVICRDPAGFKGPALLQNILESGLRFGEMDIFHRHESMAGNGEVLFSMANAVKPGIFDLDDIDHFSTPAVSFFLGLPGPRHPKQAFDVMVAAARKLSQELNGELKDDQRSVLTAQTIEHYRQRIVEFERRALTQKR from the coding sequence ATGGAAATCGGTCTGCGCGAGTGGCTGATCGTCATCGGCATCATTGTGATAGCCGGTATTCTTTTCGATGGCTGGCGCCGTATGCGCGGCGGCAAGGGAAAACTGAAATTCCGTCTTGACCGAAGTCTGTCCAACCTGCCGGACGAGGACACCAGCGCCGAGCTGTTGGGCCCGGCCCGCGTGCTGGATACCCATAAAGAGCCGCAACTGGACGAACACGATCTGCCATCGGTGAGCATGCCGGCCCGCGAACCACGCGAGCCTCGTGAATCCGGTTCCAAGCGCGGCAAGCGTGGCAACAACGGTCCGGCGCAGGGCGACCTGAACCTCGATCTGGATCTGGACGGCGGCCCGAGCTTCAGCAGCCGCGACGATGATTTCGTCGAGCCTGCCGTCAAGTCGTCGCCGGCCGTGGCCGATAAAGATCAGCCGCAAGCCGAAGAAGTGCTGGTGATCAGCGTGATCTGCCGCGATCCGGCCGGCTTCAAGGGCCCGGCACTGCTGCAGAACATTCTGGAAAGCGGTCTGCGTTTCGGCGAGATGGATATCTTCCACCGCCACGAAAGCATGGCCGGCAACGGCGAAGTGCTGTTCTCCATGGCCAACGCGGTCAAGCCGGGCATCTTCGATCTGGACGACATCGACCATTTCAGCACCCCGGCGGTGAGCTTCTTCCTCGGCCTGCCAGGCCCGCGTCATCCGAAGCAGGCCTTCGACGTGATGGTCGCGGCAGCCCGCAAGCTGTCCCAAGAACTGAACGGCGAGTTGAAAGATGACCAGCGCAGCGTCCTGACCGCGCAGACCATCGAGCACTACCGTCAGCGCATCGTCGAATTCGAACGTCGCGCCCTGACCCAGAAGCGTTGA
- the xdhC gene encoding xanthine dehydrogenase accessory protein XdhC, with product MYNWIDALADLQNQGEPCVLVTIIEELGSTPRNAGSKMVVSARQTFDTIGGGHLEYKAMQIAREMLASGKQDTHLERFSLGASLGQCCGGATVLLFEPMGQVQAQIAVFGAGHVGRALVPLLASLPCRVRWIDSREEEFPEQIPHGVRKIVAEEPVDEIDDLPAGSYCIVMTHNHQLDLELTAAILKRNDFTWFGLIGSKTKRAKFEHRLRDRGFDASVVQRMRCPMGIGEVKGKLPVEIAISIAGEIIATYNANFGQHTASAEPIAKLLPVSRRSQAATLKASN from the coding sequence ATGTACAACTGGATCGACGCCCTCGCCGACCTGCAGAACCAGGGTGAACCCTGCGTTCTGGTGACGATCATCGAAGAGCTCGGCTCGACGCCACGCAATGCCGGCTCGAAAATGGTCGTCAGCGCTCGTCAGACGTTCGACACCATCGGTGGCGGGCACCTGGAATACAAAGCCATGCAGATCGCCCGCGAGATGCTCGCCAGCGGCAAGCAGGACACCCATCTGGAGCGCTTCAGCCTCGGCGCCAGTCTGGGCCAGTGCTGCGGCGGCGCGACAGTGCTGCTGTTCGAACCGATGGGCCAGGTGCAGGCACAGATCGCCGTGTTCGGTGCCGGTCATGTCGGTCGCGCGCTGGTACCCTTGCTCGCCAGCCTGCCCTGCCGGGTGCGCTGGATCGATTCCCGGGAAGAAGAATTTCCTGAGCAGATTCCCCACGGCGTGCGCAAAATCGTCGCCGAGGAACCGGTGGATGAAATCGACGACCTGCCCGCCGGCAGTTACTGCATCGTCATGACCCACAACCATCAGCTGGATCTGGAACTCACCGCCGCCATCCTCAAGCGCAACGACTTCACCTGGTTCGGCCTGATCGGCTCGAAAACCAAACGGGCCAAGTTCGAACATCGCCTGCGTGATCGTGGTTTCGACGCCAGTGTCGTGCAACGCATGCGCTGCCCGATGGGTATCGGCGAAGTCAAAGGCAAATTGCCTGTGGAAATCGCCATCTCCATCGCCGGCGAGATCATCGCCACCTATAACGCCAATTTCGGCCAGCACACCGCCAGCGCCGAACCGATTGCCAAACTGCTGCCGGTTTCGCGCCGCAGTCAGGCCGCCACACTCAAAGCCTCAAACTGA
- a CDS encoding GntR family transcriptional regulator, protein MTFKAPDSLAEQIAHHLAERIIRGEMKPGERIQEQKVTLALNVSRGSVREALLILERRHLIAILPRRGAHVTELTAHKVQSLCTLMSELYILLGNAVANGWQVQSDMAPFVQIQQRLTASYERQDIRTFVDDSFNVMRAAYPFANNPYLQETVENLQPAMSRAYFLALEQRKAEMSEFLELFERLLAAVLARDLPQIRIVLTAYAQRSCDLVVSALTVA, encoded by the coding sequence ATGACGTTCAAGGCGCCGGACAGCCTCGCCGAGCAAATCGCTCACCACCTCGCCGAACGGATCATTCGCGGCGAAATGAAGCCGGGAGAGCGCATCCAGGAACAGAAGGTCACGCTGGCGCTGAACGTCAGCCGCGGCTCGGTCCGCGAAGCCTTGCTGATCCTCGAGCGCCGTCACCTGATCGCGATCCTGCCGCGCCGCGGCGCCCACGTCACCGAGCTGACGGCGCACAAGGTGCAGAGCCTGTGCACGCTGATGAGCGAGCTGTACATCCTGCTCGGTAACGCAGTGGCCAATGGCTGGCAAGTCCAGTCCGACATGGCGCCGTTCGTGCAGATCCAGCAGCGCCTGACCGCCAGCTACGAGCGTCAGGACATCCGCACCTTCGTCGACGACAGTTTCAATGTGATGCGCGCCGCGTACCCGTTCGCCAACAACCCGTACCTGCAAGAAACGGTGGAAAACCTGCAACCGGCCATGAGCCGCGCGTACTTCCTCGCGCTTGAACAGCGCAAGGCCGAGATGAGCGAGTTCCTCGAACTGTTCGAACGCCTGCTCGCCGCCGTCCTCGCCCGTGACCTGCCGCAGATCCGCATCGTGCTGACGGCTTACGCCCAGCGCAGCTGCGATCTGGTGGTGTCCGCCCTGACGGTTGCCTGA